The genomic interval CTGATGTCGACAGTCTCGGGGGGAGTGGTATTGCAGGGGTTCGGGCTCAGGTGATGGTAGATGCGATAGCCCTTGAAGTCGGTGATGAGCCCTTCCGCCTTGACCAGGACGGCTCCATCCCAGATGGCCTTGTGTGCACCATTCGGCGCGCCGCAGTTCCCCTCGTCATCCTGGACGATGTCGTAGGCGCCGCTCGGGACTTTGTGAGAGGCCCCCGGAAAGCGGGCCTCGAACTTCTTGATGATGTCCGCGACCAACTGAGGGCTGGAGGCAATCTCCGCGTCCCCGAAACCCTTGCCCACATCCTCGATGAAGACGTCCTTGACCCCGAGGACCCGGGCGCTGTTGAGCAGCTCCACCCGCCGCATCATGCCAATGTTCTCCTCTGACATACCGTGGTTGTGGTCGGCCGGGTGCGCGCTTGGATTGGAAGGGACGTAGAGGGGACAGTTGGCGATGTTGTCGGAGAAATCACATTCACTGAGACCAGGCCCCAGAGGCTCCGAATTCATCATGGCCCGAAGACAGCTATTGAGCCCATCGGTGATGAGCACGAGATAGACAGGACGACCCGCCTCGACATGTTCGCGGATTCCTCCCGCCATGCCGATGGCCTCGTCGTCAGGATGCGGAATGTAGAAGATCACGGGCCACTGGCTCATGAGACGCGGAGCGGAAGTGCCTTGGGTTGACACCGGGGGCTGGCCCCCGTCCTGACATCCCTGAGCCAATGCGAGAAGGAATACAGTCACTGCCAGCTTTTTCATTGAGT from Myxococcus stipitatus carries:
- a CDS encoding PIG-L deacetylase family protein; translation: MAETVANLIHRSNPPSVQLAGYNGALSPLQVDSMKKLAVTVFLLALAQGCQDGGQPPVSTQGTSAPRLMSQWPVIFYIPHPDDEAIGMAGGIREHVEAGRPVYLVLITDGLNSCLRAMMNSEPLGPGLSECDFSDNIANCPLYVPSNPSAHPADHNHGMSEENIGMMRRVELLNSARVLGVKDVFIEDVGKGFGDAEIASSPQLVADIIKKFEARFPGASHKVPSGAYDIVQDDEGNCGAPNGAHKAIWDGAVLVKAEGLITDFKGYRIYHHLSPNPCNTTPPETVDISAWMTYKRASIDQYRLWDPDSGRFALGQHSLQPSGMLDDAYLSNFEYRDSLP